Proteins from a single region of Chloroherpeton thalassium ATCC 35110:
- a CDS encoding pseudouridine synthase — protein sequence MSQVKKEKDRPAPKSGVQRKQEPTRAFLRRKIKTEQNINDPIIRLNKFIALCGEASRRKADEMIEQGEVMVNGKVVMELGYKVDRRADEVVVNGKKLHENTQKIYILLNKPKDVVTTSSDEKSRKTVVELVGLKDRVFPVGRLDRDTTGVLLLTNDGDLTYRLTHPTFGVQKQYVATLDKKITSVDLQNIKKGFRLKDTGEKVSPCNARILDDGYTIWVAIHEGKNHQIHRMFWSFGYNVKKLVRVAYGGLEVGTMRRGEWRFLTQLEVSKLYKQVQLEGKQRIQKNQSTHNKKESL from the coding sequence ATGTCTCAAGTAAAAAAAGAAAAAGATCGGCCTGCTCCAAAAAGTGGTGTGCAGCGCAAACAAGAACCAACGCGCGCGTTTCTCAGGCGAAAAATTAAAACGGAACAAAACATAAACGACCCGATTATTCGGCTAAATAAATTTATCGCGCTTTGCGGAGAAGCGTCTCGCCGAAAAGCCGACGAGATGATCGAGCAAGGGGAAGTGATGGTGAATGGAAAGGTCGTTATGGAGCTTGGTTATAAAGTGGATCGTCGGGCAGACGAGGTGGTGGTAAATGGGAAAAAGCTTCACGAAAACACACAAAAAATTTATATCTTATTAAATAAACCAAAGGATGTGGTCACCACGAGTTCTGATGAAAAATCACGCAAAACGGTGGTTGAACTGGTTGGTTTAAAAGATCGTGTTTTTCCAGTTGGGCGATTGGATCGAGACACGACGGGCGTTCTTCTACTAACAAATGACGGCGATTTAACTTACAGACTAACGCATCCGACATTTGGCGTCCAAAAGCAATATGTAGCCACACTTGACAAGAAAATTACCAGTGTCGATCTTCAAAACATCAAAAAAGGGTTTCGGTTAAAAGACACGGGTGAAAAAGTTTCCCCATGCAACGCAAGAATTTTAGATGATGGTTATACGATATGGGTTGCCATTCATGAAGGAAAGAACCATCAGATTCACCGCATGTTTTGGTCGTTTGGTTATAACGTCAAAAAGTTGGTACGCGTTGCATATGGTGGCCTTGAAGTAGGCACGATGAGACGAGGGGAATGGCGATTTTTAACCCAACTTGAAGTTTCTAAGTTGTATAAGCAAGTTCAGTTGGAGGGTAAGCAGCGAATTCAAAAAAATCAATCAACTCATAACAAGAAGGAGTCATTGTAA
- a CDS encoding tetratricopeptide repeat protein codes for MGHQKKLLWIIIAVFLFGGFFSGCGTPREKSIQLMSSAGQLIGQAQELQRKIDMGEGNAAQLQGQIDQLKIEAIKQSKEAIETDTSNVDAYYNFGIILQSIQQFNKAIEQYKIGLSKIPQPPYHATFDKEMADSLQNLYNNFNVGLVVCNKNMKNYTESIAYANNVKQYFPSRYAEALFNYGFFLQATMSKSNDPVKQVDSAITVFQHSIRWYGEAAARGSADPTQIYQTAYYTEQAYRAKAKAANTKPDYDGIVDAYQQAAKADPRNPEIYVRLAATYDEAGQSNKALDVYKTAVEKNPENRTVVNNYAMLLAEKGKTKDAITQLSSLVEKNPSYAMAYFNMASVLQKTGKSLRSAEVKKYLMKYVELAKNDPAQAQNVKEVEQLIK; via the coding sequence ATGGGACATCAAAAAAAACTTCTCTGGATTATTATTGCGGTATTTCTTTTTGGCGGCTTTTTTAGTGGTTGTGGCACTCCAAGAGAAAAGTCAATTCAGCTAATGAGTTCAGCCGGTCAGTTAATTGGTCAAGCGCAGGAATTGCAGCGCAAAATCGATATGGGCGAAGGCAATGCCGCGCAACTTCAAGGCCAAATTGACCAGTTAAAAATCGAAGCGATTAAGCAGTCTAAGGAAGCCATTGAAACGGACACCTCAAACGTAGATGCTTATTACAATTTCGGCATCATTCTCCAAAGCATTCAGCAGTTTAATAAAGCCATTGAGCAATATAAAATTGGATTAAGCAAAATTCCTCAGCCGCCGTATCATGCTACATTTGATAAAGAAATGGCTGATTCGCTGCAAAACCTTTACAACAACTTCAACGTTGGATTGGTTGTTTGCAATAAAAACATGAAAAACTACACTGAATCAATTGCTTATGCAAACAACGTGAAACAGTATTTCCCTTCACGCTATGCAGAAGCCTTGTTTAACTATGGCTTCTTTTTGCAAGCAACCATGAGCAAGAGCAACGATCCGGTTAAGCAAGTTGACTCTGCCATTACGGTGTTCCAACACTCCATCCGCTGGTATGGCGAAGCGGCAGCAAGAGGCAGCGCCGACCCAACGCAAATTTATCAAACCGCATATTATACAGAGCAAGCTTACCGCGCTAAAGCTAAAGCGGCCAACACCAAGCCTGATTATGATGGAATTGTTGATGCTTACCAGCAAGCTGCTAAAGCCGACCCGCGCAATCCAGAAATTTATGTTCGCCTTGCCGCTACTTACGACGAAGCCGGCCAGTCCAACAAAGCATTGGACGTGTATAAGACGGCTGTTGAAAAGAATCCAGAAAACAGAACCGTTGTTAATAACTATGCCATGCTTTTAGCGGAAAAAGGCAAAACCAAAGATGCGATCACTCAACTTAGCTCGCTGGTTGAAAAAAATCCTTCCTACGCAATGGCTTATTTCAACATGGCTTCCGTGTTGCAGAAAACAGGCAAAAGCCTTCGCAGCGCAGAGGTTAAAAAATATTTGATGAAATACGTTGAGCTGGCCAAAAACGATCCGGCACAAGCGCAAAACGTGAAAGAAGTTGAGCAGCTAATCAAGTAG
- the dacB gene encoding D-alanyl-D-alanine carboxypeptidase/D-alanyl-D-alanine endopeptidase, whose amino-acid sequence MSNFLQKNWRAFFLLSFSFCFISIPTAQGFAPHGQSKQIIGVRQLQRELRHAFLTRSPGNFFWGVRIESLEKNQMIYSLNDHKNFIPASNQKILTVAAAFNFLDTNFRYSTEVYLSGNGNSNGNTQGIFDGDVIVKSNGNPCIASHWLEARPTIFFQWLADSLKRMGYAVIKGDFIGDDSAFLISDMGRDFRGGDGDYPGSWEWGDMLFAMASPASAISFNENMVRVTAYPGAKVGDKPIVETTVESAFLPITNQAVTGEANSQKTIRITRELGTNHVLIVGNIPIGRWRESEPIAVEQPTLFFLTVMRETFEKKGILHAGLLRRAEGVWPGSGDSLRLLYRYESPRLIRILEYINKESNNFAAGQVLRTLGKSVVNEASHEAGLQAIEIYLESLGITEVSYRLKDGSGLSRQNLISPEALVKVLKHVYQSKYFGAFLNTLSVAGVDGTLSRRLVGTNAETRVFGKTGFLSSVRTFIGYVQAADGEWLGVSLMSMNYTQPTRQIESLQDEVLRLLANWRRK is encoded by the coding sequence ATGAGCAATTTTCTGCAAAAAAACTGGCGAGCTTTTTTTCTCCTGAGTTTTTCTTTCTGCTTCATAAGTATTCCTACTGCACAAGGCTTTGCGCCACACGGCCAAAGCAAACAGATTATCGGGGTGCGCCAGCTTCAACGGGAATTGCGCCACGCTTTTTTGACGCGCTCGCCTGGCAATTTCTTTTGGGGCGTCAGGATCGAATCGCTTGAAAAAAATCAAATGATTTACAGCTTAAACGATCACAAGAATTTTATCCCAGCCTCGAATCAGAAGATTTTAACCGTTGCAGCGGCGTTCAATTTTCTCGACACAAATTTTCGGTATAGCACAGAAGTCTATTTAAGCGGTAACGGTAATTCTAACGGAAACACTCAGGGAATTTTTGATGGAGACGTAATTGTCAAAAGCAATGGAAATCCGTGCATTGCAAGCCATTGGTTAGAGGCGCGTCCAACTATTTTTTTTCAATGGTTGGCCGATAGCTTAAAGCGCATGGGCTATGCGGTGATAAAAGGCGACTTTATCGGCGATGATAGCGCGTTCTTGATTTCTGATATGGGGCGCGATTTTCGCGGCGGTGATGGCGATTATCCGGGAAGTTGGGAATGGGGCGACATGCTGTTTGCCATGGCTTCGCCAGCTTCCGCCATTTCGTTCAACGAAAATATGGTTCGTGTGACAGCTTATCCGGGCGCTAAAGTTGGGGACAAGCCGATTGTGGAAACGACAGTTGAGAGCGCTTTTTTGCCCATTACAAATCAAGCCGTCACGGGCGAAGCAAATAGCCAGAAAACCATTCGAATTACGCGTGAACTTGGCACGAACCATGTGCTCATTGTTGGCAATATTCCAATTGGGCGGTGGCGAGAGTCCGAGCCGATTGCTGTCGAGCAGCCGACTCTGTTTTTTCTAACGGTGATGCGCGAAACTTTTGAAAAAAAAGGAATTCTCCATGCCGGTTTGTTGCGCCGAGCAGAAGGGGTTTGGCCTGGGAGCGGCGATTCGCTGCGCTTGCTGTATCGATATGAGTCGCCGCGATTGATTCGTATTTTGGAATATATCAACAAGGAAAGCAACAATTTCGCAGCCGGGCAAGTGCTCCGAACGCTTGGTAAATCAGTGGTAAATGAGGCTTCGCATGAAGCTGGTTTGCAAGCGATTGAAATCTATCTCGAATCGTTAGGTATTACGGAAGTTTCCTATCGATTGAAAGATGGCAGCGGGCTTTCCCGACAAAATCTCATTTCGCCAGAGGCGCTCGTCAAAGTTCTGAAACATGTCTACCAATCAAAATATTTTGGTGCATTTTTGAATACGCTTTCCGTGGCTGGCGTGGATGGCACGCTGTCGCGGCGGCTGGTTGGCACAAATGCGGAAACTCGAGTTTTTGGGAAAACCGGATTTTTAAGTTCTGTGCGGACTTTCATTGGTTATGTTCAAGCCGCCGATGGCGAATGGTTGGGCGTCTCGCTCATGAGCATGAACTACACCCAACCTACGCGTCAAATAGAATCTTTGCAGGATGAAGTCTTAAGGCTTTTAGCCAATTGGCGGCGGAAATAA
- the trmB gene encoding tRNA (guanosine(46)-N7)-methyltransferase TrmB — protein MGKGRGRHPSRLKVKPPEPEILAKYLHHWNTKELYHHPDTFLQVSSPSFFQNENPLEIDIGCATGDLVCSLAQKNPQVNFIGVEVSMKPLYRAIKYSVREQIENVRFIKTDFRLLYPLLPDASVQKIFFHFPVPVVRAKDSKYLIFSEDFLSEMHRALQVGGMISVISDSAEYFPIMRELGQNDTRYELISDEAKCMALEPDEKSYYHKYWDAQGREKFRFILVKK, from the coding sequence ATGGGAAAAGGGCGCGGCAGGCATCCTTCACGGCTCAAAGTGAAGCCGCCAGAACCGGAAATTTTGGCGAAGTATTTGCATCATTGGAACACGAAGGAGCTTTATCATCATCCAGACACATTTCTACAAGTCAGCTCGCCATCGTTTTTCCAAAATGAAAATCCGCTTGAAATCGACATCGGCTGCGCTACTGGCGATTTGGTTTGCTCGCTCGCGCAAAAAAATCCGCAAGTAAACTTCATCGGGGTGGAAGTTTCGATGAAACCGCTCTATCGCGCGATCAAGTATTCAGTTCGAGAACAGATAGAAAACGTCCGATTCATTAAAACGGATTTTCGCTTGCTTTATCCACTGCTACCGGATGCTTCGGTTCAAAAGATTTTCTTTCATTTTCCCGTTCCGGTCGTGCGCGCCAAGGATAGCAAGTATCTGATTTTTTCCGAAGACTTTCTTTCCGAAATGCACCGCGCCTTGCAAGTTGGCGGAATGATTAGCGTGATTTCCGACTCGGCGGAATATTTTCCGATTATGCGCGAGCTCGGCCAAAACGACACACGCTACGAACTCATTTCGGACGAAGCAAAGTGCATGGCGCTTGAGCCGGACGAAAAATCCTATTACCACAAGTATTGGGATGCTCAAGGCCGCGAGAAATTCCGGTTTATTTTGGTGAAAAAGTAA